The following coding sequences are from one Methanococcoides orientis window:
- a CDS encoding 3-oxoacyl-ACP reductase family protein: MLKDKVVLITGASRGIGRATALLAAENHAHVIINYKESEDKAAELVDNITEKGLHATMIKADVSVENEVKEMFELIKERYSKLDVLVNNAGILKSNLLAMTSTELFDQTIDVNLKGTFLCSRYASNIMRRKRSGKIINLSSVIGLNGNAGQTVYSASKAGVIGFTKSAAKELGRYGITVNAIAPGFIETDLTRDVKEEVREKLIANIALGRSGNPEDVAKVVLFLSSDLGNYISGQVISVDGCQTI; encoded by the coding sequence ATGCTCAAAGATAAAGTCGTACTGATCACAGGAGCCAGCCGCGGGATTGGAAGAGCTACAGCTTTATTGGCAGCAGAGAACCATGCACACGTAATTATTAACTACAAAGAAAGTGAAGATAAAGCAGCTGAACTTGTAGATAATATTACTGAGAAAGGACTTCATGCTACCATGATAAAAGCAGATGTTTCTGTTGAGAATGAAGTCAAAGAAATGTTTGAGTTGATTAAAGAGCGATATTCCAAACTTGATGTCCTTGTTAACAATGCCGGAATATTGAAAAGTAATCTGTTGGCGATGACAAGTACTGAGTTATTCGATCAGACTATCGATGTTAATTTAAAAGGAACCTTTCTATGTAGTCGATACGCCTCAAACATTATGAGAAGAAAAAGATCAGGAAAGATAATTAATCTCTCATCGGTGATAGGCTTAAACGGAAATGCAGGCCAAACAGTATATTCGGCAAGCAAAGCAGGGGTAATCGGATTTACAAAGTCTGCAGCAAAAGAACTTGGCAGATATGGAATTACTGTTAATGCTATTGCACCAGGTTTCATTGAAACTGATCTGACCAGAGATGTAAAAGAAGAAGTTCGCGAAAAATTGATAGCAAACATAGCTCTTGGTCGAAGTGGTAACCCAGAGGATGTTGCAAAAGTGGTTCTGTTTTTAAGCTCAGATCTTGGGAATTACATCAGTGGCCAGGTAATATCTGTTGATGGATGTCAGACGATCTGA
- the mdh gene encoding malate dehydrogenase, with amino-acid sequence MKKITVIGSGNVGATTVQRLAELELGHIVMTDVVAGLPEGKALDIIEAAPVLGYDVDILGTTDYADIAGSDIVIITAGIARKKGMVRDDLMKINANIVKEVCENIAIYAPEAIVITVSNPLDIMTYATQKYTGLETNRVFGMSGVLDSSRFAAFIAMELGISVKDVSALVLGGHGDSMVALPQYTTVSGVPLPELLPEETIDRLVQRTVNAGTEIVEYLKTGSSFYAPAAAIAAMVESVINDQKRVLPAAAYLQGEYGENGLYLGVPVILGKNGVEKVIELELTENQQQAFSRSAMSVREGIAKLKL; translated from the coding sequence ATGAAGAAAATTACAGTCATAGGATCAGGAAATGTTGGCGCTACTACGGTTCAACGTCTCGCAGAACTTGAACTTGGGCATATTGTTATGACCGATGTTGTTGCTGGTCTTCCTGAAGGGAAAGCACTTGATATTATTGAGGCTGCTCCAGTTCTTGGATACGATGTTGACATCCTGGGCACAACAGATTATGCTGACATTGCAGGTTCTGATATTGTGATCATTACTGCAGGAATTGCCCGTAAAAAGGGAATGGTAAGGGACGACCTCATGAAGATCAATGCAAATATCGTAAAAGAGGTCTGTGAAAATATAGCAATATATGCACCGGAAGCCATAGTTATAACTGTCTCTAATCCTCTGGATATAATGACCTATGCAACACAGAAATATACCGGATTGGAAACGAATCGGGTATTTGGAATGAGTGGAGTACTGGATTCAAGCCGGTTTGCAGCATTCATTGCAATGGAACTTGGAATTTCAGTAAAGGACGTTTCTGCACTGGTACTTGGAGGACATGGAGATTCCATGGTCGCATTGCCGCAATACACTACAGTATCAGGAGTTCCGCTGCCAGAATTACTTCCTGAAGAAACGATCGATAGGCTGGTACAGCGCACTGTCAACGCCGGAACTGAAATTGTTGAATATCTTAAGACTGGCAGTTCTTTCTATGCCCCGGCAGCAGCCATTGCAGCCATGGTAGAATCCGTAATTAATGACCAGAAACGAGTTCTTCCTGCAGCCGCTTACTTGCAGGGAGAATATGGTGAGAATGGCCTGTATTTAGGAGTGCCTGTTATTTTAGGTAAGAACGGAGTGGAAAAGGTCATCGAGCTTGAATTGACCGAAAACCAGCAGCAGGCATTTTCAAGGTCTGCTATGTCTGTACGCGAGGGGATTGCAAAATTAAAACTGTGA